AGTGCCTAGCATGCCAGACTTAACACATTTAATGGGTAAATCGCCTACAACAGCATTTGCTTGGGCTAATAATAGTTCTTTTGTGGTTGCTTCAAAGCCAAATACTTGTTGAGAATTCTGAATGGTGAGGGCTGTACATGCAATTGCTGCATGTGCACCACTTTGTCCAATCGCTTCAATATCGGCTTGTAAACCTGCACCACCTGAAGGGTCTAAACCCGAGAAACAAAGTACGGTTGGACGCACGGTTATTTCCTTTTCAATTTAAATTTACGTTAGTATAAGAGAGTTTAATTAAACTCTCGACCAATTGAATTAAATACTTTACTGGGTTAGTGATTGAATGGCTATAAAACATATTTTGATTGATTTAGATGGAACCTTAACAGACCCTAAAGTTGGTATCCATGCATCAATTCGTTATGCAATGGATAAGTTAGGTTATCCATTAGCTGCCGATTTAAATATTGATTGGACGATTGGCCCACCTTTAAAAGCGTCATTAGCAAAATTATTAGCTACTCAAGATGATGCACTAGCTGAGCAAGCTTTACTTGCTTACCGTGAGCGTTTCTCGGTGATTGGTTTATTTGAAAATGAAGTATATCCATCTGTTGCGGAAACACTTAAGGCCTTAAAAGCAGAAGGGTATCGTTTGTTCGTTGCTACTGCTAAACCAACGATTTATGCAAAACGAATTTTAGATCATTTTGATTTAAGCCAATATTTTGTACAAATTTACGGTAGTGAATTAACGGGTGAGCGGACCAATAAAGCTGAGCTTATCCATTATATTCTTGATCGTGAGCAATTAAACCCAGAAGAATGCTTGATGGTGGGTGATCGTCAATATGATGTTTTAGGCGCCCGTCATAATGGTATTGAAGCGGTAGCGGTGACTTATGGTTATGGGACACCAGAAGAACTTACTCAAGCACAACCTAAAGCAAAGATTACAAAATTTTCTGAACTTTTAGATTATGTTGAAGAACAGGCCGCACAAAAGAAAGTTTCTTAAATTTCAAGAATTATAATTTAGAGGTTTGACCTGCAAGTGAACAAGTCAAACCTTTTTATTTATTTTTAAATACCGTGTTGTTGACGATATTGTACAAGCTCTTCAATTGTAATCACGGTTAAATGATGAGTTTGAGCATATGCTAAAACTTGAATTCCTGATGCCATTGTCCCATCCGGATTGGTTAATTCACATAATACTCCAGCAGGTTTTAAACCAGCTAATCTTGCTAGATCAATAGTCCCCTCCGTATGACCTCGACGGGTAAGCACGCCACCATTACGTGCGCGTAATGGGAAAACATGGCCTGGGCGGTTAAGATCACTTGCAACAGCACCATCTTTAATAGCAGTTTTAATCGTTGTTACACGGTCTTTAGCAGAAACGCCAGTGGTAACGCCTTGAGCAGCTTCAATAGTCACTGTAAATGCAGTATGAAACTGACTTGAGTTTTGAGAAACCATTGGTGGAAGTTCAAGATGATCAGCTAACTCTTCAGTAAGGCATAAACATACGATACCTGAGCCATCACGAATCATACGTGCCATGGTCTCAACAGTTAGGGTTTCTGCTGCAACAATTAAATCTGCTTCATTTTCACGATCGAAGTCATCCATCACCAAGACAGGTTTGCCTTGACGGATATCTTCTAATGCTTGTTGAATGCGTTGCTCAGCAGGAGAGAGGGCTGAGAAAAAAAGTTCTGGTTGAATTAAACTAGACATAATGAAACGCTCTCGTAAGAATACGGTTGAACATTTCAGGACTGATGCAAAAACAGGCTGGCACTGAAATAAAATGGATTTATTCCAGTTCGTCGTCTTCTTTCATCCGGACTATACCGTCGGCTTTGGAGTTTCACCAAATCTGCTCAAATTACATAATTTAAGCTCGTGGGCTTGTTAATTTAACAATAAAAATTAACTTTACCACCGGTGGGGAATTACACCCCGCCCTGAAGCGATGGGTTTTATTATAGCGCGCTTGGCAAAATTGGCTAGATGCTTTTGTAGAATGCTAAGTCTCTTTATGAATAAGTATTTTCATAAATTGAAATAGGCTTTTTAACAAGAGCTTACTTGTTGAGCTTAAAAGTGAATGTTATGTTTTTTCTAGAAAATTATAAATAAAACAGGTGTTTCATGCAGATAAGAGATTATTATCCTTTTAGGAATACTTTATTTATTCAGCATCTCCATATTTTCAGTTATGTATTTATGGCGCTCAGTATTCTGTACTTAATTGCTGCTAATTGGTTGATGCTTCCAGATAGCATTCAACTCATTATTCCACCTGTTATATTACTTATGACAGCTTGGGTGAGTATCAAAAAGACTTTAAGTGAGGAAGTAAGGCAAACTTTACATGGCATCTGCGGCTTAATGGTCGGTTTGAGTTTGGCTGTAATTGGGCAAGTTTATCAAACTGGTGCAGACAGTTATTTACTTTTCTTGATTTGGACTTTGCTTTTATTGCCGTGGCTATATCGACCAAATATTGGAATCTTTGCTTTAATTTGTATTACAAGCCAACTCACCCTATTTTTATTTTTTAAACAGACTTTCTGGGCAGAAAAATTTTCCTATCTTTATCTTTTTGCTCTAAATCTATTAAGTCTTGTGCAGTTTTGGATCTGTCAAAAGAAATATACGGCTTTACGTTTTATTTTTATTGCTTGGTTTGCTGTTATTTCAATAACAGGAATGATTCAATTCCTATCAAGTGAAAATTTACCTTATCTGATCTCGGCTTTTTTTCTAGGAATCATCGCTTTTTATTATTTTTTTAATAAAGATGATCAGTTGTGTGCCAGTTTAATGGCTGCTGTTCTTGGTGTGACGGCTACCATATGGCTTGTGGATGGTATTAATCAACTATTTAAAGATTCTAATGAGTTCATCTTTTTATTGATCGCGGGGATTATTTTTACTTGGTTTGCACTCATTAGTTATTTCTTAATCAAGATTTTCCGTCAAAGCCGTTTTTATATCATTCCTTTGGCAATTGGTGCTTGGCTTGCTGGTCTAGCGCTTGCAGCATTTACTTTGGTGTTTTGGGAGACTATTTCCTTAATTATTGGAATCATCTTTGTTGCTGTAGCTATAACTTTACTAACAAAATCGCAAAGTTATTTCATCCGGCAGTTTGCATATTGTTTATTTGTGAGTGGACAGACTGCTTTTTTATTCCATCTTGGTTCTGAAACAGATCAAATTTTATGGGTATTGATTGCCCAGATCTTTATTTTATGTATTAGTTATTTTCTTAAGCCTCACTGGTTCTTTATTTTAATTCAAATGCTTGCAACTTATGGTATAGCAGTAATCTATCTACTACAAATGGATCATTCATTATGGTCCTTAAACTCTACTCAGACTTATTTAAATTTAGTCTTACTTAACTATTTGGTTTTTAGCTCGGTACTACTGATAGGAAGTAAAGCGGTCGTATCGTATAAGCGGAGTATCTTCTTATGTACGCTCGTTGTAATTTGGGTGAGTTCATTCTTTGATACCTTTATAGGATTAGCATTTGTTGATTCGGCTGATCAGTCACTATGGTTGCTTTATGCATTGCCGTGCGTATGGTTATTATGCTTTAGTTTTTTCTATCTCTATCGGCAACTTCACGGTATAACTTTTTTTGCCTTTTTAGTTTTTGGTATATTACTTATTGCACTCGGCTATTTTGAAGTATTCATTTTATTTGTTATTTTGACATGGGCTTTAAAAAATAAAGATCGCATTGTTTACGGTGTTGCACTCATAGTATTTGCCTTTGTGCTTTGGCAACTTTATTACAGTTTACAATTAAGTTTTTTAGCTAAAAGTGCCTCAATCTTGGTGTCAGGCATTATATTGCTGGCTCTATATGGGCTACTTATGAAAGAAGCTAAAATTAATTGTATTGAGGGAGAAAAGTAATGAAAAAGCATTTCTCTCTTATGCTTGCAGTAGTCACTGTATTATTTTTTGCAGGTTTAGTGATGAAAAATGAATGGCACCTGCATCAGAGTAAAAGTATTTTTATTAAGCTAAAACCAGTTGATCCTCGTTCTATTTTACAAGGGGACTACATGGCGCTGGCTTATGAATTAAATTTACAATCTCTCAAAGCTTTGACAGGAAGTGAAAGTGAAGCTTTAGATCAGGTGATTTTTAATCATGCTTCTGTTCCAGCAAAAGTTATTTTAGATTCACGAAATCGAGTGATCCGTACGGTTTTAGACCCTAAATCTTTATCTAATGAGCAGAATTTAATTTTAAAAAATCCAGACAATCACTATCAATCTTTGTACCCAGCTTCTCGAAGTTTCTTATTTGCCGAAGGCTTAGCTCATTGCTATGAGAAAGCGAAATATGCTGAATTTAAGGTAAATACAAAAGGAGAGGCGATTTTATTTGATTTACGTGGAGAGGAGCTACAGCTTCTAAATTGTAAGCAGCAACAGAGCTGGTGGAAGGGAACTGCCAGAAGTTTATAAAGTCTTATAAAAAAAGCCCGTATTTACGGGCTTTTTATTATTTTTAAATCTTTAATTAGGCAACTTGCACAGGAATACAGTTCGCTGTGTGATTGACTGTGTTATCTGGGTTTGCATATACCAAGCGTGGTTTATGAGCATTTGCTTCAGCTTCTGTGAAATCACCAAAAGTAGCAATAATAACTAAATCGCCCACATCTGCTTGGTGAGCAGCACCGCCATTTACTGAAATAATGCCAGAGTTATCTTCACCACGAATTGCGTAAGTTGTGAAGCGCTTGCCATTAGTTACGTTCCAAACATGGATTTCTTCGTATTCACGAATACCAGCTAAGTCCATCAATACGCCATCAATTGCACAAGAACCTTCATAGTGAAGTTCAGCATGGGTTACAACTGCACGGTGAATTTTGCATTTTAATAAACGAGATAGCATGGCTAGCGTCTCCTGAGTAGATCTAAGATGAAGATCTTATGGTGAAATCTTTCGCCTTTGCCGCCGGCTAGGTGGCTGATGCGCATTTTGCTCCTAAAAAAGCAAGATAGCAAGCTTGATTGTTCAACAATTTAAGCTGGTTTATACGCATTAATTTGATTCATGGCCTGTGGTACTTGCCCTTGAACAAGTAATTTTACTTTAGAGAGAGCATGATCAATTGCTCCATCCATCAGGCTTTGTTCATTACTTGGTGCTTTCCCGAGCACATGTCCAGAAACTCTTTCTTTTGAGCCGGGATGTCCAATACCAATACGTAAACGATGAAAATTTGGGCCAATATGAGGGACAATATCACGTAAACCGTTATGACCGCCGTGTCCACCGCCTGTTTTGAGGCGAATTACACCAGGGTTCATATCAAGTTCATCATGAGCAATCAGAATTGCTTCAGGAGCAATTTGATAGAATTTTGAGAAAGGAACAACACTTTGTCCGGAACGATTCATATAAGTCATAGGTAGAAGTAAGCGAACATCGTGCCCTTCTATATTACCACGACCACTGATTCCGTGAAATTTTGGATCATTTTTTAATGTAATGCCATATTTATCTGCAAGCTGTTCGACGAACCAGAAACCTGCATTATGGCGGGTTTGGGCATATTCTGAACCAGGATTGCCCAAACCGACAATTAGCGAAATATTTGACACTAATCTACGCCTTTAAACACTTATGCGCGTTTGAAGTCAGCGTGCATAGGAGTGTTTTTAGCTGGGTGACGTTGTAACGCTTGGATTTTAACGTTTTCAACTTTGTCACCTACTTTGATTTCAACAACTTCTTCAAAGAAAGCGTTGCTTTCTAAAGCTTTTACAAGCTCACGAAGTTCTAAAGTAACTGCTACAGGCTCAGCGTTACCACCGTAGATGATAGCTGGAACTAAAGATTCGCGACGAAGGCGGCGGCTCGCACCTTTCCCTTGTTTGTCTTCAGCACGCGCTTGAGCGTTTAATACGAAGTTTGCCATGAGATAAATCCTCATTAAAGATTAAATAAACTAAACTTGCGACCAGTTTAGTGATAGAAAACCCCAGCCAAAGCTAGGGTTAAGAAAAAAGCTGCAATATTATAAACTATCGAACATCGCGCTGATAGACTCTTCGTTATTAATACGACGAATCGTTTCAGCAACCATGCTAGCAACAGAAACTTGGCGAATTTTACCTAAGTTTAATGCTTCTTCAGAAAGAGGAATTGTGTCAGTTACAACTAACTCATCAATAACAGAGTTACGTAAGTTCTCAATTGCTTTACCTGAAAGTACAGGGTGAGTTGCGTAAGCAACAACACGACGTGCACCGAATTGTTTAAGCGCATCAGCTGCTTTACACAATGTACCAGCTGTATCAACCATGTCGTCTACGATAACGCAATCACGATCTTTTACGTCACCAATCAAGTGCATAACTTGCGACTCATTGGCTTTTTGACGACGTTTGTCGATGATTGCTAAATCGATATCACCCATCTGTTTAGCAACGGCACGAGCACGTACAACACCGCCAACGTCAGGAGAAACCACCATAAGGTTGTCATGTTGTTGTTGACGTAAGTCAGCAAGCAAAGCAGGAGTACCGTAGATGTTGTCGACTGGAATATCGAAGAAGCCCTGGATTTGGTCAGCATGTAAGTCAATCATTACGACACGGTCAATACCAACAGTGGTAAGCATGTCTGCAACAACTTTCGCTGTGATCGGCACACGTGCAGAACGTGGACGACGGTCTTGGCGAGCATAACCAAAATAAGGGATAACAGCAGTAATACGACCAGCACTTGCACGACGCAAAGCATCTGCCATAACCAAGATTTCCATAAGGTTGTCATTGGTTGGAGCACAAGTAGGCTGAACGATAAATACGTCTTTACCACGAACATTTTCAGTAATTTCTACTGAAATTTCACCATCAGAGAACTGACCGACTGATGCAGCACCTAGAGGGATATGTAAGTGACTTACGACTTTTTGAGCGAACTGTGGATGAGCATTTCCACTAAAAACGACAAGATTGGGCATGAAGCACCCTTGGCGGTTGGTATGTAATGAAGTAGATGGCAGGGGCGGCTGGATTCGAACCAACGGATGGCGGGATCAAAACCCGCTGCCTTACCACTTGGCGACGCCCCTAAATTCGATGCTGTATTAAGATGGCAGGGGCGGCTGGATTCGAACCAACGGATGGCGGGATCAAAACCCGCTGCCTTACCACTTGGCGACGCCCCTAATACAATCATCATTACAGGTGGAAAATGGCAGGGGCGGCTGGATTCGAACCAACGGATGGCGGGATCAAAACCCGCTGCCTTACCACTTGGCGACGCCCCTAATGCGGCAGAACTTTAATATTTTTGCAATGCAATGTCAAGGTTAATCAACAAAAAGCAAGGCAATTAAGTCTGTCTTTTAAATAAGAGAATGGCAGGGGCGGCTGGATTCGAACCAACGGATGGCGGGATCAAAACCCGCTGCCTTACCACTTGGCGACGCCCCTAACTTGCAACTTTAAAATGACGTAAAGGAGATTCTTTTAAACTATGTACCAAGTAAGCTTTACATGGTGCATGTTTAAGAATGTCATCAACATTCATTTCATCGGTTACCTCAGCAAAAACACAAGCACCTGTACCTGTAAGCTTTGCATGACCAAACTGGTCGAGATATTGCATTGCTTCTTCAACTTCAGGGTATAACTCTCTAGCCAAAGGCTCAAAGTTATTTCCGAAATTAGAAGGTTCTAACTGATAGGCGCAAAATGTAGTGGGCTTAGAATCTCTTGTCAATGTTTTTTGTGAAAAAAGCAGTTGAGTGCTGATAAAACAATCAGGTTTTAAAACAATGAATTGTTTTTGATCTAAGTCTATGAATGATAAATGTTCACCAATCCCTTCAGCCCATGCATTTAACCCATAAATAAAAATTGGAACATCGGCACCAAGCTTGACACCGAACTGAGCTAATTGTTCTTCAGTTAGACCACATTGCCATAATTGATTTAAGACAATAAGCGTCGTTGCTGCATTGGAAGAACCGCCACCTAAACCAGCACCCATCGGAATATTTTTTTCAATTTTTATATGGAGTCCGCAAGGATTTTGAGCGTGAGGGCGTAATATCTGTGCCGCCCGATAAATCAGATTTTGCTCAAGTTGAACCTCACCTAAACCTTCAATCTGAATCTCATCTTCAGATATAGGCGTAAATGTCATCCAGTCATATAAATCAATAAGTTGGAAAATGGTTTGTAGTTCATGGTAACCATTTTCACGACGTCCTGTGATATGCAAAAACAGGTTGAGCTTAGCTGGAGAAGGTACTCGAATCATAGATTTATATAATAAGGATTAGCGGTTTTGGATCACCATTGTAATACGGTTTTCTTTATCTTCAGCAAGAGCCTGCTTTAAAACCAGTTTATTTGGTAGAGTTTGTTCACCATCATAACTAAAATTAACTGTCCAGCCATCTTCGATGAGTTGGCTCACACGATTTGCATTATCTTTACTAATTTGAGCATTTAAAGTTGCAGGTTTCGCTAAAATCCAACTGGTTAAATGAGTAATTGGTGCTTGCCAGCCAGTTGCACGCTCTAAAAGTTCTTCAGG
The window above is part of the Acinetobacter baumannii genome. Proteins encoded here:
- the pth gene encoding aminoacyl-tRNA hydrolase; this encodes MSNISLIVGLGNPGSEYAQTRHNAGFWFVEQLADKYGITLKNDPKFHGISGRGNIEGHDVRLLLPMTYMNRSGQSVVPFSKFYQIAPEAILIAHDELDMNPGVIRLKTGGGHGGHNGLRDIVPHIGPNFHRLRIGIGHPGSKERVSGHVLGKAPSNEQSLMDGAIDHALSKVKLLVQGQVPQAMNQINAYKPA
- the ispE gene encoding 4-(cytidine 5'-diphospho)-2-C-methyl-D-erythritol kinase, translating into MIRVPSPAKLNLFLHITGRRENGYHELQTIFQLIDLYDWMTFTPISEDEIQIEGLGEVQLEQNLIYRAAQILRPHAQNPCGLHIKIEKNIPMGAGLGGGSSNAATTLIVLNQLWQCGLTEEQLAQFGVKLGADVPIFIYGLNAWAEGIGEHLSFIDLDQKQFIVLKPDCFISTQLLFSQKTLTRDSKPTTFCAYQLEPSNFGNNFEPLARELYPEVEEAMQYLDQFGHAKLTGTGACVFAEVTDEMNVDDILKHAPCKAYLVHSLKESPLRHFKVAS
- the ribB gene encoding 3,4-dihydroxy-2-butanone-4-phosphate synthase; amino-acid sequence: MSSLIQPELFFSALSPAEQRIQQALEDIRQGKPVLVMDDFDRENEADLIVAAETLTVETMARMIRDGSGIVCLCLTEELADHLELPPMVSQNSSQFHTAFTVTIEAAQGVTTGVSAKDRVTTIKTAIKDGAVASDLNRPGHVFPLRARNGGVLTRRGHTEGTIDLARLAGLKPAGVLCELTNPDGTMASGIQVLAYAQTHHLTVITIEELVQYRQQHGI
- a CDS encoding GDYXXLXY domain-containing protein → MKKHFSLMLAVVTVLFFAGLVMKNEWHLHQSKSIFIKLKPVDPRSILQGDYMALAYELNLQSLKALTGSESEALDQVIFNHASVPAKVILDSRNRVIRTVLDPKSLSNEQNLILKNPDNHYQSLYPASRSFLFAEGLAHCYEKAKYAEFKVNTKGEAILFDLRGEELQLLNCKQQQSWWKGTARSL
- a CDS encoding HAD-IA family hydrolase, whose translation is MAIKHILIDLDGTLTDPKVGIHASIRYAMDKLGYPLAADLNIDWTIGPPLKASLAKLLATQDDALAEQALLAYRERFSVIGLFENEVYPSVAETLKALKAEGYRLFVATAKPTIYAKRILDHFDLSQYFVQIYGSELTGERTNKAELIHYILDREQLNPEECLMVGDRQYDVLGARHNGIEAVAVTYGYGTPEELTQAQPKAKITKFSELLDYVEEQAAQKKVS
- a CDS encoding DUF2157 domain-containing protein translates to MQIRDYYPFRNTLFIQHLHIFSYVFMALSILYLIAANWLMLPDSIQLIIPPVILLMTAWVSIKKTLSEEVRQTLHGICGLMVGLSLAVIGQVYQTGADSYLLFLIWTLLLLPWLYRPNIGIFALICITSQLTLFLFFKQTFWAEKFSYLYLFALNLLSLVQFWICQKKYTALRFIFIAWFAVISITGMIQFLSSENLPYLISAFFLGIIAFYYFFNKDDQLCASLMAAVLGVTATIWLVDGINQLFKDSNEFIFLLIAGIIFTWFALISYFLIKIFRQSRFYIIPLAIGAWLAGLALAAFTLVFWETISLIIGIIFVAVAITLLTKSQSYFIRQFAYCLFVSGQTAFLFHLGSETDQILWVLIAQIFILCISYFLKPHWFFILIQMLATYGIAVIYLLQMDHSLWSLNSTQTYLNLVLLNYLVFSSVLLIGSKAVVSYKRSIFLCTLVVIWVSSFFDTFIGLAFVDSADQSLWLLYALPCVWLLCFSFFYLYRQLHGITFFAFLVFGILLIALGYFEVFILFVILTWALKNKDRIVYGVALIVFAFVLWQLYYSLQLSFLAKSASILVSGIILLALYGLLMKEAKINCIEGEK
- the rplY gene encoding 50S ribosomal protein L25, producing the protein MANFVLNAQARAEDKQGKGASRRLRRESLVPAIIYGGNAEPVAVTLELRELVKALESNAFFEEVVEIKVGDKVENVKIQALQRHPAKNTPMHADFKRA
- the panD gene encoding aspartate 1-decarboxylase → MLSRLLKCKIHRAVVTHAELHYEGSCAIDGVLMDLAGIREYEEIHVWNVTNGKRFTTYAIRGEDNSGIISVNGGAAHQADVGDLVIIATFGDFTEAEANAHKPRLVYANPDNTVNHTANCIPVQVA
- a CDS encoding ribose-phosphate pyrophosphokinase, with the translated sequence MPNLVVFSGNAHPQFAQKVVSHLHIPLGAASVGQFSDGEISVEITENVRGKDVFIVQPTCAPTNDNLMEILVMADALRRASAGRITAVIPYFGYARQDRRPRSARVPITAKVVADMLTTVGIDRVVMIDLHADQIQGFFDIPVDNIYGTPALLADLRQQQHDNLMVVSPDVGGVVRARAVAKQMGDIDLAIIDKRRQKANESQVMHLIGDVKDRDCVIVDDMVDTAGTLCKAADALKQFGARRVVAYATHPVLSGKAIENLRNSVIDELVVTDTIPLSEEALNLGKIRQVSVASMVAETIRRINNEESISAMFDSL